The segment GAGATCATGACAAAGGTATGAACGTTTTTCCAGTTGGCCGCTAGTGCGACATTCTTTGTGCCGATAATATTGTTTTTTACTGCCTCTTCAGGATTTCGTTCCATCAACGGCACATGTTTGTGGGCAGCTGCATGGTAGACAATGTATGGCTGGTGCTTCTCCATGATCGTGCCCATTTTCTTGCCATCCTGGATGTCCGCTATTTCTGTTACAAAATCAATATTGGTGTTTTTGAATGTTTCCTTTAATTCCATTTCAATGGAATAGATACTATTTTCACCATGTCCAAGTAGCACTAACTTAGAGGGATGAAAGGAGGCTACTTGCCGGCATATTTCCGACCCGATGGAACCACCTGCTCCTGTTACCAGAACCACTCTATCTGTGATGGTTTCTGAAATACTATCAATATCCAATTCTACCGGCGCTCTTCCAAGCAAGTCTTCCACCCTGACGTCTCGGAAATGATTGACGGAAACTTTACCAGTCATTAAATCCTCCAGCATCGGAAGGGTCTGCGTTTTCACCTTTGTTTTCCCGCATTCCAGGAATATTTGATTTAATTCCTTTTGGTGTAAGGACGGAATGGCGATGACGATATGCTCAACTTCCAGTTCCTTTACTGCTTTGACGATACTCTCCCTTCCCCCTACGACGGGTACTCCGAGAATGTCTAATTTATTCTTTTTATTATCATCGTCAATGAAAGCGATCGGGTGCAAATCTGATTTCGGGTTGCTGAGAAGCTGCCGTGCTACCATTCTCCCGGCTGCACCTGCCCCAATGATAAGTGTCCGTTTGACTTTTCCTTTTTTCAGTAATACATTATCCCTCCACAATCTCCATCCGAATCTTGATCCCCCTATGCAGACAAGGTAGATGAACCAGGTGGTAAGAAGCATCCGTAGTTGCAGGCCGTTCCCAAGGAAGTACTGAATAGGTACTGCAAGGAGTATGCTGATACTTACAATTTTAATGATTATGTATAATTCCCCTACACTCGCATACTCCCAAGCTTTTCGGTATAGTTTGTATCTATGAGAAACAATGGCATGGATAAGAACCAGGCTCATGATGGTGGATATCAAGATATGCGCATTTTCCCCTTGGAGAGTTCCTTTGGCTAAATAATTACTTAGAAACAATGCTACTATCAATAATGAAATGTCTGCTACCAATAAGATGAACAATCTATAAAAACCTGCCAACATTCATCCTCCTCTCTTTCATTTTTTGAATTGCTTAAGGATGGAGTGAGAAGGTGTTCACTTCATTCCTAAATAATTCAAATTTAATCTGGGCATTCAACCCACCCTCACACCACACTACCGACAACTTGTGTCTAAGGTTTTCACCCACAGCATGATCGAGTGCCTCCATTGATAACGGCAAGGAGACATCGCCGATATAAAGAAAATAAAATTCTTAATAAAGAACATTATAATTAAAAAATTTTGCTTAACAGACCTTTTGGTTTTGCGTTCAAAACCACTCCCAATAAGTTTGCCTTTGCAATTTCCAGTGCTTTCTTTGCCTCTATAGCCCTGGCATTTTCCGTTTTACCATCTTTCACTACCATGATGACACCGTCACATTTGCTCGCAAATATTCGGGTGTCATTACCTTGTAGGGCAGGAGCAGAGTCGACCAGAATATAGTCAAAGCTTTTTGAAAGCTTTTCAAGCATTTGATCAAGAGTAGTAGATTTAAAGACTTTCTCTGTACTATATGGTATTGGTCCTGCAGTTAACACTTTCAATCTACCGATATTCGTCTGATTGATGGTTTCCTCCGACGTCTTTTGACCTGTTAGAACATTGGTCAAGCCGACGGTATTTTTTATTTTAAACACTTTATGCAAGGACGGTTTTTTTATGTCAATATCAATTAGAAGTACATTCTGGCCGTTTTCTGCCAATGCTGCTCCCAAATGGGTGACAATGGTCGTTTTTCCTTCTTTATAGCTAGGCGAAGTGAAAATGATGACTTTACTATTGTTTTCAAAAGAGGAGAATTCTAAGTTAAGTCTAACCCTTTCAATTTCTTCAATTAATGATTGAGGTGTCTGCTTGTTCCTTCTAAATATACCTTTATCAGCTAATTTTAGATTCATTTACGTCACCTCTCACATAGGATTCGACCTTTTTCTCTTTGTTAGCTATCAATGTTTTCTTTTTATATTTTGATATAGTCCCCAGTACAGGTATTTCAAGTAGGTTCTCTATGTCTCTTTCCGATCTAATCTTGTTATCCAAACTATCCAGCAAGAAAATAAATCCTATTCCGAGGATGGCACCCAATACCATCCCAATTTTTATCAGCCTATTGGATTCAGGATTTATAGGAGCTTGATTTTCCTTGACGACAGCAGGATACAGTATTTCAATAGTGTCGAAATTCAACGTACTTGCTACCTGCTCCTTAAAGACTTTAGCTGTGGTGTTTGCTATTTCAGCAGATCGGTAAGGATCTGAATCGGTTACGTAGATTTTCACAATTTGAGAGTCTTGCACTGTCTGAACGCTAATTTGGTTGGCCAATCCCTCCATCGATCTTTGCAGTTCCAACTCCTTTATTACTGCTTCCATCACAGGTGGTTCTTTAACAAACACTTGCAACGTGTTGATTATGCTAGCACTATCTTGGATGAGTAGACTAGCCGAAGTCTGATATAGCGGCGTAGGCTTGGAAAAATGATTATAGATAGCAGAAGTTCCCGTTGTAATGATAACAAACAAGATAAGTATCCATGATTTCTTTATTAGAAGTTTTATTATCTTACCGATTTCAATTTCCTTATTACCATTTGAGTCCATGTCTACCCCTACTTTCTTAATATGAACGGATGTGCTATATTGAGAACATTTTTGTGGATTATTTTGTATTTATATACCAGATTATAGTTCATTATATAGAACGTGTCAACGAACAAGTTTTATTTTTTATATCATCGTGTCGTATGAACTTTTTACTATATTCATTTTCAATTTTTTCTTTCCTACCATTTTTAATGGTGAATACATTACTGGTGATGCAAGAAATTGTTTCTTATCTATTAAATCCTCCGCACAATTCGGGCATCTCGATTGATCTTGCTCAAAGCTGCTATACGACTTTTTTTTGCATCGGCTGCATAATTTCATATACATATTTAAGGTTTCCCCTTTAATTATGAATTTTGAATAATAGTATATAACAAATCGTTCTTTATAGAAAACATCAAAAAAGTTTAAAATTTCTTAATAAAGAACTAATTTCGCCAGTTTTCTTTCTTATCCTCTCGTTTTTTGAATATTATGTTTTTCACAAAGAACAATCAGTACTATATAATGAACAACATACATAAATATAAGGAGACTACTGATGATCGGGAAACGGATTAGGAAGCTAAGGAAGAGCAAAGGTTATTCACTAAGTGAGCTGGCCGAAAAAGCAGGCGTTTCAAAATCATATTTAAGTTATTTAGAACGTGATTTACAAACGAATCCATCATTACAATTTCTTCAAAAGATATCTGTGAGTTTAGGGACAAACATAGAATACTTACTGGACGGTCAATCTACTAGTAAAATATCGGAACAGAGCAGATTTGTTATGGATGAGGAATGGAAGAAACTGATCCAGAAGGCCATTAGAGAAGGTATGACAAAAGAGGATTTTATTAATTACCGGAGCTACCTTCAGTTTCAAAAGTGGCAATCATTTAATCGAAAAGATACCAAGGAGGAAGGCACAAGTGGTTGATACAGTAGATTTGGATTTGGAATGGGTTGAATTGATACTCGAAGCAAAAGATCTAGGAATAACGGATGAAGAAATTCGAAGGTTTTTTGAAGAGGTTAAGAAAGAAAATGTTATAACAAACAGATGAAGCATGGTATATAAAAAGATAGCTGCAAAAAACCACTTTCCAGTTTGGAAAGTGGTTTTAATTTATTATGCGAAGTATGCAATAGACAGTGTCAGGATAAAGAATAATACAGAGAGAACGACTGTCGCACGGTGTAGAACAAGATCTAGGCCGCGTGCTTTTTGTTTTCCGAAAAGTGTTTCTGCTCCACCGGAGATTGCTCCTGAAAGACCCGCACTTTTACCTGATTGAAGTAGTACTACTGTGATCAAAGAGATTGCTACGATAATAAGTAAAATAGTAAGAAATAACGTCATGTAAACTACACCTCCTGCGGAACGTACATATCTGATTATATTAAATGTACCACATTATGACAAGGTGGACAAGAGGAAATGAGAGGTAGACTATCCCTTTTACCCACCGCTGTTCCTTTCCGCAAATGGCTTCGCTTTCCGCGGGGCGACCTTGAGCCTCCTCACTTCGTTGCGGGGTCTCAAGATTGTCGCTACTCCCCCGCTGGAGTCTTCGCCATTTGCTCCAATCCACAGCTTAGAAGTCAAATAAACAAAAAAGAACCCAACCTAGGTTGGGTTCTCGAGTGAAGAAATTACTTCTTCAGGTTGTAGAAAGAACGTAGGCCGTCGTAGCGAGCTGTGTCACCAAGTTGGTCTTCGATGCGAAGAAGTTGGTTGTATTTAGCTACGCGGTCTGTGCGGGATGGTGCACCTGTTTTGATTTGGCCAGCGTTTGTTGCTACTGCGATGTCAGCGATTGTGCTGTCTTCTGTTTCACCAGAACGGTGAGAGATTACTGCAGTGTAGCCTGCGCGTTTTGCCATTTCGATTGCTTCGAATGTTTCAGTAAGTGTACCGATTTGGTTCACTTTGATTAGGATGGAGTTACCGATTTTGCGCTCGATACCTTCAGCCAATTTCTTTGTGTTTGTTACGAATAGGTCGTCTCCTACTAATTGAACTTTGTTTCCGATGCGCTCCGTTAATAGTTTGAAGCCTTCCCAGTCGTTTTCGTCTAGGCCGTCTTCGATAGAGATGATTGGGTACTTGTCCGCCATCTTC is part of the Sutcliffiella sp. FSL R7-0096 genome and harbors:
- a CDS encoding nucleoside-diphosphate sugar epimerase/dehydratase — its product is MLAGFYRLFILLVADISLLIVALFLSNYLAKGTLQGENAHILISTIMSLVLIHAIVSHRYKLYRKAWEYASVGELYIIIKIVSISILLAVPIQYFLGNGLQLRMLLTTWFIYLVCIGGSRFGWRLWRDNVLLKKGKVKRTLIIGAGAAGRMVARQLLSNPKSDLHPIAFIDDDNKKNKLDILGVPVVGGRESIVKAVKELEVEHIVIAIPSLHQKELNQIFLECGKTKVKTQTLPMLEDLMTGKVSVNHFRDVRVEDLLGRAPVELDIDSISETITDRVVLVTGAGGSIGSEICRQVASFHPSKLVLLGHGENSIYSIEMELKETFKNTNIDFVTEIADIQDGKKMGTIMEKHQPYIVYHAAAHKHVPLMERNPEEAVKNNIIGTKNVALAANWKNVHTFVMISSDKAVNPTSVMGSTKRLAEMIIQDLDKKSTTKFIAVRFGNVLGSRGSVIPRFKKQIMEGGPVTVTHPDMIRYFMTIPEASRLVIQAGSLARGGEIFVLDMGEPVKILDLAKNLIKLSGYSVEDIGIEYSGIRPGEKLYEELLNDNEIQERQIYPKIHIGKASQLYMGEIEELLQNLETYGNEDLRVNLLQLANRKAIEEHTEKPKVMLTVTG
- a CDS encoding CpsD/CapB family tyrosine-protein kinase translates to MNLKLADKGIFRRNKQTPQSLIEEIERVRLNLEFSSFENNSKVIIFTSPSYKEGKTTIVTHLGAALAENGQNVLLIDIDIKKPSLHKVFKIKNTVGLTNVLTGQKTSEETINQTNIGRLKVLTAGPIPYSTEKVFKSTTLDQMLEKLSKSFDYILVDSAPALQGNDTRIFASKCDGVIMVVKDGKTENARAIEAKKALEIAKANLLGVVLNAKPKGLLSKIF
- a CDS encoding helix-turn-helix domain-containing protein, coding for MIGKRIRKLRKSKGYSLSELAEKAGVSKSYLSYLERDLQTNPSLQFLQKISVSLGTNIEYLLDGQSTSKISEQSRFVMDEEWKKLIQKAIREGMTKEDFINYRSYLQFQKWQSFNRKDTKEEGTSG
- a CDS encoding anti-repressor SinI family protein produces the protein MVDTVDLDLEWVELILEAKDLGITDEEIRRFFEEVKKENVITNR
- the secG gene encoding preprotein translocase subunit SecG, with protein sequence MTLFLTILLIIVAISLITVVLLQSGKSAGLSGAISGGAETLFGKQKARGLDLVLHRATVVLSVLFFILTLSIAYFA